From one Planococcus citri chromosome 3, ihPlaCitr1.1, whole genome shotgun sequence genomic stretch:
- the LOC135842147 gene encoding uncharacterized protein LOC135842147 isoform X3 yields the protein MNIPLAHWTYAIFFLFISSVSAEISSNVSANNTELIQKYKQEICQLKDTCDVTKEIPSTLQDLRTRNCMCDDKCSFYKDCCRDTNQTKDGIEVQFLCTKTPFDGGVYMVQSCPKDWNVTSIKENCLAQNPITLSYDILLKLPVTSTSNGVTYGNVFCAICNEETKYDFWNVGLTYEFIAPTVNVHNSTSLNISHYSVDRSIDVKDILDKLSFNETGEMIWSSNVNESFYQCNLQAKLPSRITSLRYCVPDVIRSCTNGTICEGYSSYVYVGDTVYKNLECAECNDIKSEELKGCSQTTSKIPNENVTEILITDSAVPKVPHCDDFPVNTPAHNLICKKQDPTPEETSTEECYISQKSKKTFCYISKYYYLTNDEFYYVNNETVFIKEYDWEFSEVDWAALNNTTIFVCGRQIPRTRYQRVMNYINEVITEILIKISIVCVVLHLVAFAQLPELQNLSGKNLASFCVALLAAFLSFDIGPWLPSCEILAIVGHYSFLSCFTWMLIMSYDVWLSLYRATAKFRTSGGKHQMKFLIYSILAWTLPLFVVGPAVYVEFAPANVVNCDLKPAYGRFDQCFIAQKMPLIYFFFIPATVIFFINICFFAHTAYMIYLSQRKTVNPNTRHDFRLYTRLGLLMGLTWTLGFFVTVTNSEIIALLFTVFNMSQGIFIFFGFTFKRKTAKGLLQRHRDNKFLSSTFSTFVSNADMATVVSETTQVPRTTQVDVL from the exons AT GAATATACCATTAGCTCATTGGACCTACGCGATTTTCTTCCTGTTTATTTCTTCAGTTAGCGCGGAGATATCCTCCAATGTTTCCGCCAATAATACCGAgctcattcaaaaatacaaacaaga AATATGTCAGCTAAAGGATACATGCGATGTTACAAAAGAAATTCCATCAACACTTCAAGATTTAAGAACGAGGAATTGCATGTGCGATGACAAATGCTCTTTTTATAAAGATTGCTGTCGTGACACAAATCAAACCAAAGATGGCATTGAAGTACAATTTCTCTGCACTAAGACTCCATTCGATGGAGGTGTCTACATGGTTCAATCATGTCCCAAGGATTGGAATGTCACATCGATCAAAGAGAACTGCCTAGCTCAAAATCCTATAACTCTGTCCTACGACATTCTCCTAAAACTACCAGTAACCAGCACATCAAATGGAGTCACGTACGGTAATGTGTTTTGCGCTATTTGCAACGAAGAAACcaaatatgatttttggaaCGTTGGTTTGACTTATGAGTTCATTGCCCCGACAGTTAATGTTCACAATTCCACCTCACTCAATATTAGTCACTATAGCGTCGATAGATCCATCGATGTTAAAGATATACTCGATAAACTGAGTTTTAACGAGACAGGAGAGATGATTTGGAGTTCAAACGTGAATGAATCATTTTATCAATGCAATTTACAAGCCAAATTACCATCTAGAATAACTTCTCTGCGGTATTGCGTGCCAGATGTGATACGATCGTGTACAAATGGTACCATATGCGAAGGGTATTCTTCGTACGTTTATGTCGGCGACAcggtttacaaaaatttggaatgtgCTGAATGCAACGACATAAAGTCAGAAGAATTAAAAGGATGTTCTCaaactacgagtaaaatacCCAACGAAAATGTGACCGAAATCCTTATAACGGATTCGGCTGTACCAAAAGTTCCTCATTGCGATGATTTTCCAGTGAACACCCCAGCTCATAACCTGATTTGCAAGAAACAAGACCCCACACCTGAGGAGACTTCAACAGAAGAATGCTACATTTcgcaaaaatcaaagaaaacatTCTGCTACATCAGTAAATATTACTATCTAACAAACGACGAATTCTATTACGTGAATAACGAGACCGTTTTCATTAAAGAATACGATTGGGAATTTTCTGAGGTCGATTGGGCAGCCTTAAACAATACTACAATATTCGTTTGCGGTAGACAAATTCCAAGGACCCGGTATCAACGCGTCATGAACTACATAAATGAAGTTATCACTGAAATACTCATCAAAATATCCATCGTCTGCGTAGTTCTCCACTTGGTGGCATTCGCGCAATTACCCGAATTGCAAAATTTATCGGGTAAAAATTTGGCATCTTTTTGTGTAGCCTTATTAGCAGCTTTTCTATCGTTCGATATCGGACCTTGGCTACCATCATGCGAAATACTCGCTATCGTAGGGCACTACAGTTTTTTAAGCTGTTTCACTTGGATGCTGATAATGTCTTACGATGTTTGGCTCAGTTTATATAGAGCGACGGCCAAATTTCGCACATCAGGTGGAAAACACCAAATGAAGTTTCTCATTTACTCGATACTTGCTTGGACATTACCCTTATTCGTAGTTGGTCCTGCTGTTTATGTAGAATTTGCCCCCGCAAACGTTGTAAATTGCGACCTTAAGCCAGCCTATGGTAGATTTGACCAATGCTTTATTGCCCAAAAAATGCCTTTAATTTACTTCTTTTTCATACCAGCCACggtgatatttttcataaatatttgcTTCTTCGCGCATACAGCTTATATGATTTACCTAAGCCAACGTAAAACCGTTAATCCCAATACACGACACGATTTCCGACTGTACACAAGGTTGGGATTGCTAATGGGTCTGACGTGGACTTTAGGATTTTTCGTTACTGTTACAAACAGCGAAATTATCGCACTTTTATTCACTGTTTTTAATATGTCGCAaggtattttcatatttttcggattcactttcaaaagaaaaactgCCAAAGGTTTATTACAACGTCATCGAGATAACAAATTCTTAAGCTCTACTTTTTCGACGTTCGTATCAAACGCTGACATGGCCACCGTTGTATCCGAAACTACTCAGGTCCCCAGAACAACGCAAGTGGATGTGTTGTAA
- the LOC135842148 gene encoding uncharacterized protein LOC135842148 — protein sequence MKRFFSCVLLLILLELFILGQVSAQDNATCAVMKCKRRNTTWPGADPIKKCRCDSDCATYGDCCIDSIYRSTTSTTSNFDCVEIKYGKIPGAYLKRACSRPFRQYRNRARCSSSKNYDEQSSNFALKLPVIGSNGITYGNQFCAACEKITNFTYWDIHFSCEEHETRFKMGNATTFNSSTYRFNDTLQKWTYNSNNETETCVFTPIPPAKLPYPLRQCRPNLVKSCPSLSSYSKQCSNYTSIVRHQNGTYYKNEYCALCNNVSSTNLTCRRKNISSSYTTTKPTPTSKRPVSSSSPQTGITVTPPRFFPASSVTNNTTNITTEVREFLHIIVKQNCNDLLDSLTMTKLTVETKSFSTMKRTRLREANMLSGYPVRICKGDDKNEAVQEENSEESELLRIFVNLLVFVSILFILSHLYDFLFSSSGSTLSQKIFASYAIALTIGNIGFFLSNATENFCSLLGPIAYFGFLTSFFWLSALAFDISCKIWCCVQEFDILGKNVTNSEKFTTYSLISWIFPPVIIFIMIYVAERNGDFILEGRIYETCWFQNDETLLIFFAFPLTITMSVNLAFYLFSAYVVWLQRTAVVKLFAKHGIDFKFHTGLIITSNLMWSTALIAMYYDDSFLWVCFACLDATLGLLVYLCSPVKHAFSIKISAYLNQRFLPVGENLIQK from the exons ATGAAGCGTTTTTTTAGCTGCGTATTGCTTCTCATCTTACTTGAATTGTTCATTCTTGGCCAAGTCTCTGCACAAGACAATGC CACTTGCGCAGTGATGAAATGTAAAAGAAGAAATACTACTTGGCCAGGAGCAGACCCGATAAAAAAGTGTCGTTGCGATTCCGATTGCGCTACGTACGGTGACTGCTGTATCGATTCAATATATAGATCAACAACTAGCACAACTTCAAACTTCGACTGCGTAGaaataaaatatggaaaaattcctggagcctatTTAAAACGGGCTTGTAGCCGACCTTTTAGGCAATATCGGAACAGAGCACGATGTTCATCTTCTAAAAATTATGACGAACAATCATCTAATTTTGCCCTGAAACTACCCGTTATAGGATCAAATGGGATAACTTATGGGAACCAATTCTGCGCTGCttgcgaaaaaattacaaatttcacaTATTGGGATATCCACTTTTCTTGCGAGGAGCATGAAACAAGATTCAAAATGGGCAATGCAACCACATTCAATTCATCAACGTACCGTTTCAACGATACGcttcaaaaatggacttataATTCCAATAACGAAACTGAAACATGTGTATTTACTCCGATTCCACCAGCAAAGTTGCCATATCCATTAAGGCAATGCCGTCCAAATTTAGTCAAATCTTGTCCCTCGCTATCATCTTATTCGAAACAGTGCTCAAATTACACTTCGATAGTTAGACACCAAAATGGCACTTATTATAAAAACGAATACTGCGCCTTATGCAATAATGTATCATCAACGAATCTCACGTgtagaagaaaaaatatcagTTCTTCTTACACAACAACTAAGCCAACGCCAACATCAAAAAGACCCGTTTCATCCTCATCTCCTCAGACAGGAATCACTGTTACTCCTCCGCGTTTTTTTCCTGCCTCGTCTGTTACCAATAATACTACAAATATTACAACAGAAGTACGtgaatttttacatattattgTGAAACAGAATTGTAACGATTTACTAGACTCGTTAACGATGACCAAATTAACAGTGGAAACGAAATCATTCAGTACAATGAAACGTACTCGTCTGAGAGAAGCCAACATGTTAAGTGGATATCCGGTTCGTATATGTAAGGGAGACGATAAAAACGAAGCAGTACAGGAAGAAAATTCAGAAGAATCtgaacttttgagaatttttgtgaatttactcgtatttgtatcaattttattcatattgTCACATTTGTACGATTTCTTGTTCTCAAGTTCCGGTTCGACTCTGAGTCAAAAGATTTTCGCCTCGTATGCGATCGCTTTAACAATCGGTAACATTggattttttctgagtaatgcAACCGAAAACTTCTGTAGTTTACTCGGACCTATAGCGTACTTCGGATTTCTGACGTCATTTTTCTGGCTGTCAGCTTTAGCCTTTGATATTTCTTGCAAAATATGGTGCTGCGTCCAAGAATTCGATATACTTGGTAAAAATGTGACTAATTccgaaaaatttacaacttaTTCGCTGATAAGTTGGATTTTCCCACCGgttattattttcatcatgaTTTATGTAGCCGAAAGAAACGGTGATTTCATTTTAGAAGGTCGCATCTACGAGACATGTtggtttcaaaatgatgaaacattgttaATATTTTTCGCCTTTCCTTTAACAATAACCATGTCCGTGAATTTGGCATTTTACCTATTTTCCGCTTACGTGGTCTGGCTACAAAGGACCGCCGTTGTTAAGTTATTCGCTAAACACGGaatcgatttcaaatttcataccGGTTTAATTATAACGAGTAACTTGATGTGGTCGACCGCTTTAATTGCTATGTATTACGACGACTCTTTTCTTTGGGTATGTTTCGCTTGTCTCGATGCTACATTAGGTCTATTAGTTTATCTCTGTTCACCCGTTAAACACgcgttttctatcaaaatttcagcatatTTGAACCAACGTTTTCTACCAGTTGGGGAAAATTTAATTCAGAAATGA
- the LOC135842147 gene encoding uncharacterized protein LOC135842147 isoform X2, with protein sequence MKNIPLAHWTYAIFFLFISSVSAEISSNVSANNTELIQKYKQEICQLKDTCDVTKEIPSTLQDLRTRNCMCDDKCSFYKDCCRDTNQTKDGIEVQFLCTKTPFDGGVYMVQSCPKDWNVTSIKENCLAQNPITLSYDILLKLPVTSTSNGVTYGNVFCAICNEETKYDFWNVGLTYEFIAPTVNVHNSTSLNISHYSVDRSIDVKDILDKLSFNETGEMIWSSNVNESFYQCNLQAKLPSRITSLRYCVPDVIRSCTNGTICEGYSSYVYVGDTVYKNLECAECNDIKSEELKGCSQTTSKIPNENVTEILITDSAVPKVPHCDDFPVNTPAHNLICKKQDPTPEETSTEECYISQKSKKTFCYISKYYYLTNDEFYYVNNETVFIKEYDWEFSEVDWAALNNTTIFVCGRQIPRTRYQRVMNYINEVITEILIKISIVCVVLHLVAFAQLPELQNLSGKNLASFCVALLAAFLSFDIGPWLPSCEILAIVGHYSFLSCFTWMLIMSYDVWLSLYRATAKFRTSGGKHQMKFLIYSILAWTLPLFVVGPAVYVEFAPANVVNCDLKPAYGRFDQCFIAQKMPLIYFFFIPATVIFFINICFFAHTAYMIYLSQRKTVNPNTRHDFRLYTRLGLLMGLTWTLGFFVTVTNSEIIALLFTVFNMSQGIFIFFGFTFKRKTAKGLLQRHRDNKFLSSTFSTFVSNADMATVVSETTQVPRTTQVDVL encoded by the exons atgaa GAATATACCATTAGCTCATTGGACCTACGCGATTTTCTTCCTGTTTATTTCTTCAGTTAGCGCGGAGATATCCTCCAATGTTTCCGCCAATAATACCGAgctcattcaaaaatacaaacaaga AATATGTCAGCTAAAGGATACATGCGATGTTACAAAAGAAATTCCATCAACACTTCAAGATTTAAGAACGAGGAATTGCATGTGCGATGACAAATGCTCTTTTTATAAAGATTGCTGTCGTGACACAAATCAAACCAAAGATGGCATTGAAGTACAATTTCTCTGCACTAAGACTCCATTCGATGGAGGTGTCTACATGGTTCAATCATGTCCCAAGGATTGGAATGTCACATCGATCAAAGAGAACTGCCTAGCTCAAAATCCTATAACTCTGTCCTACGACATTCTCCTAAAACTACCAGTAACCAGCACATCAAATGGAGTCACGTACGGTAATGTGTTTTGCGCTATTTGCAACGAAGAAACcaaatatgatttttggaaCGTTGGTTTGACTTATGAGTTCATTGCCCCGACAGTTAATGTTCACAATTCCACCTCACTCAATATTAGTCACTATAGCGTCGATAGATCCATCGATGTTAAAGATATACTCGATAAACTGAGTTTTAACGAGACAGGAGAGATGATTTGGAGTTCAAACGTGAATGAATCATTTTATCAATGCAATTTACAAGCCAAATTACCATCTAGAATAACTTCTCTGCGGTATTGCGTGCCAGATGTGATACGATCGTGTACAAATGGTACCATATGCGAAGGGTATTCTTCGTACGTTTATGTCGGCGACAcggtttacaaaaatttggaatgtgCTGAATGCAACGACATAAAGTCAGAAGAATTAAAAGGATGTTCTCaaactacgagtaaaatacCCAACGAAAATGTGACCGAAATCCTTATAACGGATTCGGCTGTACCAAAAGTTCCTCATTGCGATGATTTTCCAGTGAACACCCCAGCTCATAACCTGATTTGCAAGAAACAAGACCCCACACCTGAGGAGACTTCAACAGAAGAATGCTACATTTcgcaaaaatcaaagaaaacatTCTGCTACATCAGTAAATATTACTATCTAACAAACGACGAATTCTATTACGTGAATAACGAGACCGTTTTCATTAAAGAATACGATTGGGAATTTTCTGAGGTCGATTGGGCAGCCTTAAACAATACTACAATATTCGTTTGCGGTAGACAAATTCCAAGGACCCGGTATCAACGCGTCATGAACTACATAAATGAAGTTATCACTGAAATACTCATCAAAATATCCATCGTCTGCGTAGTTCTCCACTTGGTGGCATTCGCGCAATTACCCGAATTGCAAAATTTATCGGGTAAAAATTTGGCATCTTTTTGTGTAGCCTTATTAGCAGCTTTTCTATCGTTCGATATCGGACCTTGGCTACCATCATGCGAAATACTCGCTATCGTAGGGCACTACAGTTTTTTAAGCTGTTTCACTTGGATGCTGATAATGTCTTACGATGTTTGGCTCAGTTTATATAGAGCGACGGCCAAATTTCGCACATCAGGTGGAAAACACCAAATGAAGTTTCTCATTTACTCGATACTTGCTTGGACATTACCCTTATTCGTAGTTGGTCCTGCTGTTTATGTAGAATTTGCCCCCGCAAACGTTGTAAATTGCGACCTTAAGCCAGCCTATGGTAGATTTGACCAATGCTTTATTGCCCAAAAAATGCCTTTAATTTACTTCTTTTTCATACCAGCCACggtgatatttttcataaatatttgcTTCTTCGCGCATACAGCTTATATGATTTACCTAAGCCAACGTAAAACCGTTAATCCCAATACACGACACGATTTCCGACTGTACACAAGGTTGGGATTGCTAATGGGTCTGACGTGGACTTTAGGATTTTTCGTTACTGTTACAAACAGCGAAATTATCGCACTTTTATTCACTGTTTTTAATATGTCGCAaggtattttcatatttttcggattcactttcaaaagaaaaactgCCAAAGGTTTATTACAACGTCATCGAGATAACAAATTCTTAAGCTCTACTTTTTCGACGTTCGTATCAAACGCTGACATGGCCACCGTTGTATCCGAAACTACTCAGGTCCCCAGAACAACGCAAGTGGATGTGTTGTAA
- the LOC135842147 gene encoding uncharacterized protein LOC135842147 isoform X1 → MKKNIPLAHWTYAIFFLFISSVSAEISSNVSANNTELIQKYKQEICQLKDTCDVTKEIPSTLQDLRTRNCMCDDKCSFYKDCCRDTNQTKDGIEVQFLCTKTPFDGGVYMVQSCPKDWNVTSIKENCLAQNPITLSYDILLKLPVTSTSNGVTYGNVFCAICNEETKYDFWNVGLTYEFIAPTVNVHNSTSLNISHYSVDRSIDVKDILDKLSFNETGEMIWSSNVNESFYQCNLQAKLPSRITSLRYCVPDVIRSCTNGTICEGYSSYVYVGDTVYKNLECAECNDIKSEELKGCSQTTSKIPNENVTEILITDSAVPKVPHCDDFPVNTPAHNLICKKQDPTPEETSTEECYISQKSKKTFCYISKYYYLTNDEFYYVNNETVFIKEYDWEFSEVDWAALNNTTIFVCGRQIPRTRYQRVMNYINEVITEILIKISIVCVVLHLVAFAQLPELQNLSGKNLASFCVALLAAFLSFDIGPWLPSCEILAIVGHYSFLSCFTWMLIMSYDVWLSLYRATAKFRTSGGKHQMKFLIYSILAWTLPLFVVGPAVYVEFAPANVVNCDLKPAYGRFDQCFIAQKMPLIYFFFIPATVIFFINICFFAHTAYMIYLSQRKTVNPNTRHDFRLYTRLGLLMGLTWTLGFFVTVTNSEIIALLFTVFNMSQGIFIFFGFTFKRKTAKGLLQRHRDNKFLSSTFSTFVSNADMATVVSETTQVPRTTQVDVL, encoded by the exons atgaaaaa GAATATACCATTAGCTCATTGGACCTACGCGATTTTCTTCCTGTTTATTTCTTCAGTTAGCGCGGAGATATCCTCCAATGTTTCCGCCAATAATACCGAgctcattcaaaaatacaaacaaga AATATGTCAGCTAAAGGATACATGCGATGTTACAAAAGAAATTCCATCAACACTTCAAGATTTAAGAACGAGGAATTGCATGTGCGATGACAAATGCTCTTTTTATAAAGATTGCTGTCGTGACACAAATCAAACCAAAGATGGCATTGAAGTACAATTTCTCTGCACTAAGACTCCATTCGATGGAGGTGTCTACATGGTTCAATCATGTCCCAAGGATTGGAATGTCACATCGATCAAAGAGAACTGCCTAGCTCAAAATCCTATAACTCTGTCCTACGACATTCTCCTAAAACTACCAGTAACCAGCACATCAAATGGAGTCACGTACGGTAATGTGTTTTGCGCTATTTGCAACGAAGAAACcaaatatgatttttggaaCGTTGGTTTGACTTATGAGTTCATTGCCCCGACAGTTAATGTTCACAATTCCACCTCACTCAATATTAGTCACTATAGCGTCGATAGATCCATCGATGTTAAAGATATACTCGATAAACTGAGTTTTAACGAGACAGGAGAGATGATTTGGAGTTCAAACGTGAATGAATCATTTTATCAATGCAATTTACAAGCCAAATTACCATCTAGAATAACTTCTCTGCGGTATTGCGTGCCAGATGTGATACGATCGTGTACAAATGGTACCATATGCGAAGGGTATTCTTCGTACGTTTATGTCGGCGACAcggtttacaaaaatttggaatgtgCTGAATGCAACGACATAAAGTCAGAAGAATTAAAAGGATGTTCTCaaactacgagtaaaatacCCAACGAAAATGTGACCGAAATCCTTATAACGGATTCGGCTGTACCAAAAGTTCCTCATTGCGATGATTTTCCAGTGAACACCCCAGCTCATAACCTGATTTGCAAGAAACAAGACCCCACACCTGAGGAGACTTCAACAGAAGAATGCTACATTTcgcaaaaatcaaagaaaacatTCTGCTACATCAGTAAATATTACTATCTAACAAACGACGAATTCTATTACGTGAATAACGAGACCGTTTTCATTAAAGAATACGATTGGGAATTTTCTGAGGTCGATTGGGCAGCCTTAAACAATACTACAATATTCGTTTGCGGTAGACAAATTCCAAGGACCCGGTATCAACGCGTCATGAACTACATAAATGAAGTTATCACTGAAATACTCATCAAAATATCCATCGTCTGCGTAGTTCTCCACTTGGTGGCATTCGCGCAATTACCCGAATTGCAAAATTTATCGGGTAAAAATTTGGCATCTTTTTGTGTAGCCTTATTAGCAGCTTTTCTATCGTTCGATATCGGACCTTGGCTACCATCATGCGAAATACTCGCTATCGTAGGGCACTACAGTTTTTTAAGCTGTTTCACTTGGATGCTGATAATGTCTTACGATGTTTGGCTCAGTTTATATAGAGCGACGGCCAAATTTCGCACATCAGGTGGAAAACACCAAATGAAGTTTCTCATTTACTCGATACTTGCTTGGACATTACCCTTATTCGTAGTTGGTCCTGCTGTTTATGTAGAATTTGCCCCCGCAAACGTTGTAAATTGCGACCTTAAGCCAGCCTATGGTAGATTTGACCAATGCTTTATTGCCCAAAAAATGCCTTTAATTTACTTCTTTTTCATACCAGCCACggtgatatttttcataaatatttgcTTCTTCGCGCATACAGCTTATATGATTTACCTAAGCCAACGTAAAACCGTTAATCCCAATACACGACACGATTTCCGACTGTACACAAGGTTGGGATTGCTAATGGGTCTGACGTGGACTTTAGGATTTTTCGTTACTGTTACAAACAGCGAAATTATCGCACTTTTATTCACTGTTTTTAATATGTCGCAaggtattttcatatttttcggattcactttcaaaagaaaaactgCCAAAGGTTTATTACAACGTCATCGAGATAACAAATTCTTAAGCTCTACTTTTTCGACGTTCGTATCAAACGCTGACATGGCCACCGTTGTATCCGAAACTACTCAGGTCCCCAGAACAACGCAAGTGGATGTGTTGTAA